In the Mytilus trossulus isolate FHL-02 chromosome 1, PNRI_Mtr1.1.1.hap1, whole genome shotgun sequence genome, one interval contains:
- the LOC134706407 gene encoding kelch-like protein 1: protein MALFTSTPKSKLLIEEKVTLLTLDSEDEDFSSGYDSPVHISDKDSNRNCQRRLQIEPSSDDSDFSSDESTPLEYSSSEDDDIDSVESMKVTSTQTLIENIRYILSMPELCDVLFIVGPQRVPLYGLKAILSTRSRSFFVMFLKHAKEALKQTKKKTKKTKHTQPDQNNRLTIIIDNYDADIFHTFLLFVHCGSIVMEPSSVTGLLCLATEFDIPDLRNACWDFIDRCLSAQANTSLLMQETFQYGDHKAAQKLRLKILRMPSTKTMSTSSTLLKDSNDSRNSVQGSCNSVQGSRNSVQDSRNSVKDSRNSVQGSRNSVKDSRNSVQGSHNSVQDSHNSVQDSRISIETLV, encoded by the exons ATGGCATTGTTTACCAGTACACCGAAAAGTAAACTTTTGATAGAAGAGAAAGTTACTTTATTAACTCTAGATAGCGAAGACGAAG acTTTTCCTCTGGGTATGATTCACCGGTGCACATCTCTGATAAAGACTCAAACAGAAACTGTCAAAGAAGATTACAAATAGAGCCATCATCTGACGATTCAGATTTTTCGTCTGATGAATCGACTCCGTTGGAGTATTCCTCGTCTGAAGATGACGATATTGATTCAGTAGAGTCGATGAAAGTAACCAGTACACAAACATTGATCGAAAACATCCGATACATTTTATCGATGCCAGAATTATGCGATGTTTTGTTCATCGTAGGACCACAAAGAGTTCCCCTGTATGGATTAAAGGCGATTCTGAGCACTCGAAGCAG gTCGTTTTTCGTTATGTTTTTGAAACACGCAAAAGAAGCATTGAAACAGACgaagaagaaaacaaagaaaacaaaacacaccCAACCGGACCAGAACAATAGACTGACCATCATTATAGATAATTATGATGCGGATATAttccatacatttttgttgtttgtccACTGTGGATCAATAGTAATGGAACCATCTTCAGTTACAG GGCTACTTTGTTTGGCTACAGAGTTTGATATTCCAGACCTGAGAAATGCGTGCTGGGATTTCATTGATCGGTGCCTGTCAGCACAAGCTAATACTTCCCTTTTAATGCAAGAAACATTCCAATATGGCGACCATAAAGCTGCACAGAAACTTAGACTAAAG attttaagAATGCCGTCAACCAAGACTATGTCAACATCTTCGACACTTTTGAAAGATTCAAATGATTCCCGTAACAGTGTACAAGGTTCCTGTAACAGTGTACAAGGTTCCCGTAACAGTGTACAAGATTCCCGTAACAGTGTAAAAGATTCTCGTAACAGTGTACAAGGTTCCCGTAACAGTGTAAAAGATTCCCGTAACAGTGTACAAGGTTCCCATAACAGTGTACAAGATTCCCATAACAGTGTTCAAGATTCCCGTATCAGCATAGAGACATTAGTTTGA
- the LOC134712820 gene encoding pancreatic triacylglycerol lipase-like, whose amino-acid sequence MGTSALIGLLLCLVYNVSGKMVVIHKRSSTCYGDLGCFSTSSPFFSLQRPINFLPQSPAKINARFLLYTRQNHDNVHFINMNDYTDITNSEFSGGRPTKIVSHGFIENGFVKWMKDMKDAFLTEGDYNVILVDWGGGSKLPYTQATANTRVVGALIAKLIKLLQERGNAKPQDFHIIGHSLGAHIAGYAGERTPNLGRITGLDPAGPYFAGTDKLVRLDPTDATFVDAIHSDGSPLITLGFGMMQAVGHADYYPNGGNNQPGCDKDPISSVLVEGSLYDGGKQYVACNHLRSYSYFTESINSRCPFTGYRCKDFDSFQKGLCSDCSNNNCGQMGLHADLHKPRAGTVNTKYYLDTSDNRPFCRYHYKIQVTIGSTSKLWRGKLYASMHGTNGELPDTLLTSSTQYFAAGESYTFMTTAPHDVGDVDDVVVHWHHESSLLNPFQWNPFGLRSPTLLISKVHIAHASKQSTFCTQGKEGSLASDTTARLYRKC is encoded by the exons ATGGGAACATCGGCACTCATCGGATTACTTCTTTGTTTAGTCTACAATGTATCAGGAAAGATGGTTGTTATTCATAAAA GATCTAGCACATGCTATGGAGATCTTGGATGTTTCAGTACCAGTTCGCCATTTTTCAGTCTACAAAGACCGATCAACTTTCTCCCCCAGAGTCCAGCTAAGATAAACGCCAGATTCCTGTTATATACTCGTCAAAATCatgataatgtacatttcattaACATGAATGATTACACGGATATAACAAATTCCGAATTTTCTGGAGGACGACCAACAAAAATTGTCTCCCATGGTTTCATTGAGAATGGTTTCGTAAAATGGATGAAA GACATGAAGGATGCTTTCCTGACAGAGGGAGATTACAACGTTATATTGGTAGACTGGGGAGGAGGATCAAAGCTGCCATACACACAAGCCACAGCCAACACCAGAGTTGTAGGAGCACTCATAGCTAAACTCATCAAACTTTTACAA GAACGTGGTAATGCCAAGCCACAAGATTTTCACATCATTGGGCATAGTCTTGGTGCACACATTGCCGGATATGCTGGTGAAAGAACACCGAATCTTGGACGTATCACTG GACTGGATCCAGCTGGACCTTACTTTGCGGGTACAGACAAACTAGTCAGATTAGATCCAACCGATGCCACCTTTGTTGATGCCATTCATTCTGACGGATCACCTCTAATCACATTAG gaTTTGGAATGATGCAAGCAGTGGGACATGCTGACTATTATCCCAACGGTGGAAATAACCAGCCTGGATGTGACAAGGACCCGATCAGTAGTGTCCTCGTGGAAGGAAGTCTCTACGACG GTGGAAAGCAGTATGTTGCCTGTAATCATTTGAGGTCATACAGCTACTTTACCGAATCAATCAATTCTCGTTGTCCTTTCACTGGTTACCGATGTAAAGATTTTGACTCCTTTCAG aaagGACTATGCTCAGATTGCAGCAATAATAATTGCGGTCAAATGGGTCTTCATGCCGATCTACACAAGCCTCGAGCCGGTACCGTTAATACTAAATACTATCTCGACACATCGGATAACAGACCATTCTGTA gaTACCACTACAAAATACAAGTAACCATTGGCAGTACGTCTAAACTATGGCGAGGTAAACTTTATGCTTCTATGCACGGAACAAATGGAGAGCTCCCAGATACACTTCTTACCAGCAG cACACAGTATTTCGCAGCAGGAGAGAGCTATACGTTCATGACAACCGCACCACACGACGTTGGAGATGTAGATGATGTAGTTGTTCACTGGCACCATGAGTCATCCTTATTAAACCCTTTCCAATGGAACCCTTTCGGACTTCGTAGTCCTACACTGTTAATATCTAAAGTACATATAGCCCATGCATCAAAACA GTCCACTTTTTGTACACAAGGAAAGGAAGGATCTCTTGCATCTGATACGACTGCACGGTTATATAGGAAATGTTGA